A portion of the Cellulophaga algicola DSM 14237 genome contains these proteins:
- a CDS encoding peptidase associated domain and porin domain-containing protein, which produces MQKKFWFILFLAFSSLCFSQNTTIVTAKVLDQHQKNALADVRIIVEKLNTYSFTDKDGIFSIILPDSSDYILSLQYSDYILKRIPINVSRKNVDLGVLYLEKDIRAELTDNLITLTEAELQDDGQSASSVGLLQATKDIFLQRAAFDFGQAFFRVRGYDSQNGKVLLNGITMNKFYDGRPQWNNWGGLNDVTRNQQFSNGLSASAYNFGGTLGVTNIATRPSTFRPGIRISSSASNRTYAARVMATYTSKISEKGLSYSVSGSRRWAKQGYVEGTLYDAYSFFGAIEYQVNTKNSLLITGLMASNRRGRSSAITEEVFNLIGSQYNPYWGKQDGEIRNSRERKISEPILMFNHNFETTNFKWNTGVSYQWGINSRSRLGYYNAPNPDPTYYRYLPSYYINSTIGANFLSANTAKEGFLSNPQLNWNQIYKANENNKAAYVLYDDVVKDTQLSVNSIANIVISEQFKMDVGFGYKSLSSMNYAEINDLLGAEFHEDVDVFSNTSNDSNGSLQKYEGEIFNYQYELNAEQLETFMQLTYENKGWKGFLAAQWESIKYARNGLFVNQRYENDSFGKSADVNFSNFSFKGGISYKVNGRNWVESNAMLQHKPPVLQNVFINPRENNQIVPKLNSEKITSIDGSYFFRYPKLVGRVTGFYTRFQDATDVNFFFVDAGVGSDFVQEVLTNVDKLHMGAELGLEYQVSSSVQVTAVAAIGKYVFANNPNVTINFDTADAEEELINLEGSKDLGVATIKDYKLAQGPQKAFALGINYRDPKYWWIGATANYLANNYANISTITRTKSFYIDPETGINFPDATDENVAQLLKQKPLDNFYLLNLVGGKSWLKSGKYISVFASINNVFDTAFRSGGYEQSRNGNYGQLKQDALSGTPSFAPKYWYGYGRTYFLNFAISF; this is translated from the coding sequence ATGCAAAAAAAATTTTGGTTTATTTTGTTTTTAGCATTTAGTAGCTTGTGTTTTTCACAAAATACTACTATCGTTACTGCTAAGGTTTTAGATCAGCATCAAAAGAATGCCTTAGCAGATGTTCGTATTATAGTCGAAAAATTGAATACTTATTCCTTTACAGATAAAGATGGTATTTTCTCGATAATACTCCCTGATTCGAGTGATTATATTCTAAGTTTACAATATTCAGATTATATCTTAAAAAGAATACCAATTAACGTTTCCCGTAAAAATGTAGATTTAGGAGTTCTGTACCTAGAGAAAGATATAAGAGCAGAATTAACAGATAATTTAATTACGCTAACAGAGGCAGAGCTTCAGGATGATGGACAAAGTGCAAGTTCTGTGGGCTTGTTACAGGCAACAAAAGATATTTTTCTGCAACGCGCAGCATTTGATTTTGGTCAAGCATTTTTTAGAGTTAGAGGCTATGATTCACAAAATGGAAAAGTATTGCTGAATGGAATAACCATGAATAAATTTTATGATGGTAGGCCACAATGGAATAACTGGGGAGGTTTAAATGATGTAACTAGAAATCAACAATTTAGTAATGGGTTGTCTGCTTCTGCCTATAATTTTGGAGGCACTCTGGGTGTAACAAATATAGCTACAAGACCTTCAACATTTCGTCCAGGTATTAGGATATCTTCCTCTGCTTCTAATAGAACTTATGCAGCAAGAGTTATGGCTACATATACTTCTAAAATATCTGAAAAAGGACTTAGTTATAGTGTTTCTGGCTCTAGAAGATGGGCTAAACAAGGGTATGTTGAGGGTACACTCTATGATGCTTATTCCTTCTTTGGCGCTATCGAATATCAGGTCAATACGAAGAATAGCTTATTAATAACCGGGTTAATGGCTTCTAATAGAAGAGGCAGGTCTTCTGCCATTACAGAAGAAGTTTTTAATCTTATAGGTAGTCAATATAACCCTTATTGGGGTAAGCAAGATGGCGAAATCAGAAATTCAAGAGAACGTAAAATTTCAGAGCCAATTTTAATGTTTAATCATAATTTTGAGACAACTAATTTTAAATGGAATACGGGGGTTAGTTACCAATGGGGAATTAATTCTAGATCTAGATTGGGGTATTATAATGCGCCAAATCCTGACCCTACTTATTATAGATATTTGCCAAGTTACTATATCAATAGTACCATAGGAGCAAATTTTTTAAGTGCAAATACAGCTAAAGAAGGGTTTCTCTCAAATCCACAACTTAATTGGAACCAAATATATAAGGCCAATGAGAATAATAAGGCAGCGTATGTTTTATATGATGATGTGGTTAAAGATACTCAGCTATCGGTAAATTCTATAGCAAACATTGTAATTAGTGAGCAATTTAAAATGGATGTAGGTTTTGGTTATAAATCTTTGTCTTCTATGAATTATGCAGAGATTAATGATTTGTTGGGAGCTGAATTTCATGAAGATGTAGATGTTTTCTCAAATACATCAAATGATAGTAATGGTTCATTGCAAAAGTATGAAGGTGAAATTTTTAATTACCAGTATGAATTGAATGCAGAACAACTAGAAACTTTTATGCAGCTTACTTATGAGAATAAGGGCTGGAAGGGGTTTTTAGCGGCGCAATGGGAATCTATAAAATATGCTAGAAACGGCTTGTTCGTAAATCAACGTTATGAAAACGATTCATTCGGAAAAAGTGCTGATGTTAATTTTTCAAATTTCAGTTTTAAGGGTGGTATTTCTTATAAAGTTAATGGTCGTAACTGGGTGGAGTCTAATGCCATGCTGCAACACAAACCGCCAGTATTACAGAACGTTTTTATAAACCCAAGAGAAAACAACCAAATAGTCCCAAAGTTAAATTCTGAAAAGATTACCAGTATTGATGGATCTTATTTTTTCCGATATCCAAAATTGGTAGGTCGTGTTACTGGTTTTTATACGAGATTTCAGGATGCTACTGATGTAAATTTCTTTTTTGTAGATGCAGGCGTAGGCTCAGATTTTGTGCAAGAAGTATTAACTAATGTAGATAAGTTGCATATGGGTGCGGAGCTTGGTTTAGAGTACCAGGTATCTTCTTCAGTACAAGTAACGGCAGTTGCCGCAATAGGAAAATATGTGTTTGCAAACAACCCCAATGTCACTATAAATTTTGATACTGCAGATGCAGAAGAAGAGTTAATAAATTTAGAAGGGAGTAAGGATTTAGGTGTAGCCACTATTAAAGATTACAAATTAGCGCAAGGTCCTCAAAAAGCATTTGCACTTGGTATTAATTATCGCGACCCCAAATATTGGTGGATAGGGGCAACGGCAAATTATTTAGCAAATAACTATGCCAATATATCTACGATTACCAGGACCAAAAGTTTTTATATAGATCCAGAAACGGGAATAAATTTTCCTGATGCAACCGATGAAAATGTTGCACAATTACTAAAGCAAAAACCATTAGATAATTTTTATTTACTGAATTTAGTAGGTGGTAAATCTTGGCTTAAAAGTGGTAAATATATTAGTGTTTTTGCTAGTATAAATAATGTTTTTGATACCGCTTTTAGATCAGGAGGTTACGAACAAAGCAGGAATGGAAATTATGGACAACTAAAACAAGATGCACTGAGCGGTACACCTTCATTTGCTCCAAAATATTGGTATGGTTACGGAAGAACCTATTTTTTAAATTTCGCAATAAGTTTTTAA
- a CDS encoding endonuclease/exonuclease/phosphatase family protein, with translation MNKLLFLFLTLINFNLHAQKKNYKIRTIAFYNVENLFDLKNDSLTYDDDRTPEGKDHWTLDRYEEKLTHVSKVLSEIGHTISKNSPDIIGLCEVENQQVVEDLVYHKNLQDKNYGIVHFDSPDERGIDVALLYKKSAFIPTSFKSQRLLLQNSEGFRDYTRDQLVVGGLLDNEQIYFIVNHWPSRSGGEARSKPNRIEAAKLNKRIIDSIIRTDSSAKIISMGDLNDDPTSDSLKKILKTIGDVNKLEEKDLYNPMEKLHKKGIGSLAYRDKWNLFDQFFFTNNLISENKESFTFWKAGVFAPSYLLDPSGRYKGYPLRTYAGGNYVGGYSDHFPVYMYLIKSSLNP, from the coding sequence ATGAACAAACTGTTATTTTTATTTTTAACACTTATAAACTTCAATCTACATGCTCAGAAAAAGAACTATAAAATACGAACTATAGCTTTTTATAATGTAGAGAATTTATTCGACTTAAAAAATGATAGTCTAACCTATGATGACGACAGAACACCTGAAGGCAAAGATCATTGGACGCTAGACCGCTATGAGGAAAAACTAACTCATGTCTCTAAAGTACTTTCTGAAATAGGCCATACTATTTCCAAAAACTCACCAGATATTATTGGCTTGTGCGAAGTTGAAAATCAGCAAGTAGTTGAAGATTTAGTGTATCATAAAAATTTACAAGATAAAAATTACGGAATAGTACATTTTGATTCTCCAGACGAAAGAGGAATAGATGTAGCACTACTCTATAAGAAAAGTGCATTTATCCCTACGTCATTTAAAAGTCAACGTTTATTATTACAAAATAGTGAAGGCTTCCGAGATTATACAAGAGACCAATTGGTCGTTGGCGGTCTGCTAGATAACGAACAAATCTATTTTATCGTTAATCACTGGCCTTCTAGAAGCGGTGGAGAGGCTAGAAGTAAACCAAACAGGATAGAAGCTGCAAAGTTAAACAAACGCATCATAGACTCTATTATAAGGACTGATTCTAGCGCTAAAATTATAAGCATGGGCGATCTAAATGATGATCCAACTAGTGATAGTTTAAAAAAGATTCTTAAAACCATAGGAGATGTAAACAAACTAGAAGAAAAAGACCTCTATAATCCAATGGAAAAGTTGCACAAAAAAGGAATAGGCTCTTTAGCCTATAGGGATAAATGGAATTTATTTGACCAATTCTTTTTCACTAATAATTTAATTTCAGAAAACAAGGAAAGCTTTACATTTTGGAAAGCAGGGGTATTTGCTCCTTCTTACTTATTGGATCCATCAGGGAGATATAAAGGATACCCATTACGCACCTATGCCGGTGGTAATTATGTAGGTGGGTATAGTGATCATTTTCCCGTAT